In one Desulfosalsimonas propionicica genomic region, the following are encoded:
- the purM gene encoding phosphoribosylformylglycinamidine cyclo-ligase encodes MSSSEGSSTYAAAGVNIEKANEFVDAVKKIASQTPRTGVMGEIGGFGGLYSLKTGDYQNPVLVSSTDGVGTKLKIAFMMDKHDTVGIDLVAMCVNDVVVQGAKPLFFLDYLAMGSLDVNVGKQIVEGIAEGCRQAQCALIAGETAEMPGIYRENEYDLAGFAVGVVDNDRIIDGSEIRGGHKLVGFASSGLHSNGYSLVRKICFDTLNLKIDDYVPELGKTLGEELLTPTRIYTETLLRLLKDLPIHALAHITGGGIAENLLRVIPSACSLVLYKDSWEVPPVFKFLQDAGRVDDAEMLQTFNNGLGMVAVVPAKAAQEVVDRLAAMNEKAWIVGEVVQRRKSDKERFRWASA; translated from the coding sequence ATGTCAAGTTCTGAGGGATCTTCCACCTATGCCGCAGCAGGTGTGAATATCGAAAAGGCAAACGAGTTTGTGGATGCAGTCAAGAAAATCGCCTCACAGACCCCGCGAACGGGTGTAATGGGGGAAATCGGCGGTTTTGGCGGGCTTTATTCGCTGAAAACCGGCGATTATCAGAACCCGGTACTGGTCAGTTCCACCGACGGGGTGGGCACCAAGCTCAAGATCGCCTTTATGATGGATAAGCATGACACTGTTGGCATTGACCTGGTGGCCATGTGCGTCAATGATGTTGTGGTCCAGGGGGCCAAGCCTTTGTTTTTTTTGGATTACCTGGCAATGGGCAGCCTTGATGTCAATGTTGGAAAACAGATCGTCGAAGGCATTGCCGAGGGCTGCCGCCAGGCACAGTGCGCACTGATCGCCGGGGAAACCGCCGAGATGCCGGGCATTTATCGGGAAAACGAATATGACCTGGCCGGGTTTGCCGTGGGCGTGGTGGACAATGACCGGATTATTGACGGCTCAGAAATCCGCGGCGGTCATAAACTGGTGGGCTTTGCTTCATCCGGGCTTCACAGCAACGGCTACTCCCTGGTGCGAAAGATCTGTTTTGATACGCTGAACCTAAAGATTGACGATTACGTGCCGGAGCTGGGAAAAACCCTTGGAGAGGAGCTTCTGACGCCCACGCGGATTTATACGGAGACCCTGCTGCGCCTCCTAAAGGATCTGCCCATCCACGCACTGGCGCATATTACCGGCGGCGGGATTGCTGAAAATCTGCTTCGCGTGATTCCCTCTGCATGCAGCCTGGTGCTTTACAAGGATTCCTGGGAAGTGCCGCCTGTTTTTAAGTTTCTCCAGGATGCCGGGCGCGTGGATGACGCCGAGATGCTGCAGACGTTTAACAACGGGCTGGGCATGGTGGCGGTTGTCCCTGCCAAGGCCGCCCAGGAAGTGGTTGACCGGCTTGCGGCCATGAATGAAAAGGCCTGGATCGTCGGCGAAGTGGTTCAGCGCCGCAAATCCGACAAGGAACGGTTCCGGTGGGCTTCGGCCTAG
- a CDS encoding homoserine dehydrogenase, translating to MKHMKQIHIGIIGLGTVGTGVARLLVENSDVISARLGAELVFKKGADLDIARDRGMNFAPGVLTTDPYEVINDPEIDIVLEMIGGIDLARQFICRCIETGKHVVTANKALLASHGNQLFRLAAEKGVALAYEASVGGCMPIIKTIRESLVGNRIQAVTGILNGTCNYILTRITREGMSFEQALDLAKAEGYAEADPSLDVDGFDTAHKLAVLSAIAFGMEINYDDIHIEGISEITPMDIEFAAQCGYAIKLLAITKFDGQSVEARVHPTMIPLEDMLSNVSGTMNAVTVSGDAVGDMILYGHGAGMMPTASAVISDVVDIARSIVAGGAMRVPVLSFRMEQIRKMAVKPMDEIFTHYYFRFSAMDQPGVLAKIAGILGDHDISIKSVRQTERKLNGAVPVYILTHQACEAQVKKALAKIAELEVIPQPPVLIRMEAPEEEKAQQQS from the coding sequence ATGAAACACATGAAGCAGATCCATATCGGAATTATCGGACTCGGAACCGTGGGCACCGGCGTCGCCCGGCTGCTTGTGGAAAACAGCGACGTGATCAGCGCCCGGCTGGGCGCTGAACTGGTTTTCAAAAAAGGCGCGGATCTCGACATTGCGCGGGACCGGGGCATGAACTTTGCCCCGGGCGTTCTGACCACGGACCCCTACGAAGTGATCAATGACCCGGAAATCGACATTGTCCTGGAAATGATCGGGGGAATCGACCTTGCCCGGCAGTTTATTTGCCGGTGCATTGAAACCGGCAAGCACGTGGTGACTGCCAACAAGGCCCTGCTGGCCTCCCATGGAAACCAGCTTTTCCGGCTGGCGGCGGAAAAAGGCGTGGCTCTGGCTTACGAGGCCAGCGTGGGCGGGTGCATGCCCATTATCAAAACCATCCGGGAATCATTGGTGGGAAACCGCATCCAGGCGGTTACCGGAATTTTAAACGGCACCTGTAATTACATTCTCACCCGGATCACCCGCGAAGGCATGTCCTTTGAGCAGGCTCTGGACCTTGCCAAAGCCGAAGGCTATGCCGAGGCCGATCCGTCTTTGGACGTGGACGGGTTTGACACGGCGCACAAACTGGCCGTTTTATCGGCCATTGCATTCGGCATGGAGATCAACTACGATGATATCCACATTGAAGGAATCTCGGAAATCACCCCCATGGACATTGAATTTGCGGCCCAGTGCGGATACGCCATCAAGTTGCTGGCCATCACCAAGTTTGACGGCCAAAGCGTCGAGGCCCGGGTGCATCCCACCATGATTCCCCTTGAGGACATGCTCTCCAATGTCAGCGGTACCATGAACGCGGTGACTGTTTCCGGAGACGCGGTGGGCGACATGATTTTATACGGCCACGGTGCCGGGATGATGCCCACTGCCAGCGCTGTGATCAGCGATGTGGTCGACATTGCCCGCAGCATTGTGGCCGGCGGGGCCATGCGGGTGCCTGTACTTTCCTTCCGGATGGAGCAGATCCGAAAAATGGCCGTCAAGCCCATGGATGAAATTTTCACCCATTATTATTTCCGCTTTTCAGCCATGGATCAGCCGGGCGTCCTGGCCAAAATCGCCGGCATACTCGGGGACCATGACATTTCCATCAAGTCGGTTCGACAGACCGAACGCAAACTAAATGGTGCGGTGCCCGTATACATTCTGACCCACCAGGCCTGCGAGGCCCAGGTCAAAAAAGCCCTGGCCAAAATCGCTGAACTGGAAGTCATCCCCCAGCCGCCGGTTCTCATCCGCATGGAAGCGCCCGAGGAAGAAAAAGCCCAACAGCAATCGTGA
- a CDS encoding phage NrS-1 polymerase family protein, with the protein MNWLKPIKKNIPDELKQYPQWVCWKAEKRGDKWTKVPYDPKTGRNAKADDPGTWGDFETAWKAYQSGEYTGVGFELAADDPFCGWDLDHCLEPGGAIESWATEIIGSLESYAEVSPSGTGLRSIVKAGLPPDGRKKGDVEVYQEGRFLTITGHLFQPFGGKAKPIEPRQNAVDALHAKIFGNGYKPGSNQKKASDPPQDDAEILEKAFASKNGDKIRALYNGDTAGYNSQSEADSALCYYLAFWLDRDPQRIDAVFRQSGLYRPKWDKKHKSDGRTYGQLTIDNAISDTSETYHQGRSDGGQSAGIDPNDPPDPLPLTRESVSAEPYPVDALGPIIGPAAKKIMDVVQAPDAVCVHSVLAAATLCVQPFANIKIDGRRFPILEYFISICSTGGRKSEADKTATAEIRQWEEEQLREYHRAYKAYSDAHEAYENQKKKITGNKKLTLDEQSQQLATLRKSEPERPFNPVRLTTDPTFEGLVKLFERSLPTLGLFADEGGLFSGGFSMTSEKQLYSAAGYSKFWDGARIDRIRAGSESFSLYDRRLTVHLMMQDQVAGDFFNNPVLQDQGLLSRFLVAFPAPTVGTRIYKEENLQESEEMKRFHSRVSELLSRDLPLKVDKKTGQVLNELEPADLELTTEAKRYWIEFYQAVEFNSGKDGTFENIPGFANKAPEHCLRIAGVLTLFDNPKARVIDLDHVEAATTLVEYYLNERIRVRGMAQPDQQLLRAQELLKWLKDKGLKRVCLPDVYQYGPNKLRTAQQARDTVNVLVNHYYLIHKEGKHKSEIDGKTARESWIIR; encoded by the coding sequence ATGAACTGGCTAAAGCCTATTAAGAAAAACATCCCTGATGAGTTGAAGCAATATCCGCAGTGGGTCTGCTGGAAGGCTGAAAAGCGCGGCGACAAGTGGACAAAGGTTCCTTATGATCCCAAAACCGGCAGAAACGCTAAAGCAGACGATCCGGGCACCTGGGGCGATTTTGAAACGGCATGGAAAGCGTATCAGTCCGGCGAATACACAGGCGTGGGGTTTGAATTGGCAGCTGATGATCCTTTCTGTGGATGGGATCTTGATCATTGTCTTGAGCCTGGGGGCGCGATTGAGTCCTGGGCGACTGAAATAATTGGTTCCCTGGAAAGTTATGCGGAAGTAAGTCCTTCGGGGACCGGACTCCGTTCTATTGTGAAGGCAGGACTCCCACCGGATGGCCGGAAAAAGGGCGATGTTGAAGTTTATCAAGAAGGCCGCTTCCTTACCATTACTGGACACCTATTTCAACCCTTCGGGGGGAAGGCGAAACCGATTGAACCCCGGCAAAACGCTGTGGACGCGCTTCATGCTAAAATTTTTGGCAACGGGTATAAGCCGGGATCAAACCAGAAAAAAGCCTCAGATCCGCCACAGGATGATGCCGAGATCCTGGAAAAAGCATTTGCCTCTAAAAACGGGGATAAGATCCGGGCTTTATATAACGGAGATACCGCCGGGTATAATTCGCAATCGGAGGCGGATTCCGCCCTGTGCTATTACTTAGCTTTTTGGCTGGACAGAGATCCACAGCGGATTGATGCGGTTTTCCGGCAGTCAGGGTTATACAGGCCGAAATGGGATAAAAAGCACAAGTCCGATGGCCGCACCTACGGACAGCTAACCATTGACAACGCCATTTCCGATACCTCCGAAACCTACCACCAGGGCCGGTCCGATGGTGGGCAGTCTGCCGGGATAGATCCGAATGACCCGCCGGACCCGCTGCCATTGACCAGGGAAAGTGTATCAGCAGAGCCTTATCCTGTGGACGCCCTGGGGCCGATTATCGGACCGGCTGCAAAAAAGATCATGGATGTGGTTCAAGCCCCGGATGCTGTCTGCGTTCATTCGGTATTAGCAGCCGCAACGCTGTGCGTTCAGCCGTTTGCCAACATTAAAATTGATGGCCGGCGCTTTCCGATTCTGGAATATTTCATTTCCATTTGCTCCACAGGGGGGCGGAAGTCTGAAGCAGACAAGACCGCCACAGCAGAAATCCGGCAATGGGAGGAAGAACAACTCCGGGAATACCATCGGGCTTACAAGGCTTACTCTGATGCCCATGAAGCGTATGAGAACCAGAAAAAAAAGATCACTGGCAACAAAAAATTAACCCTGGATGAACAAAGTCAGCAATTAGCAACCCTCCGCAAAAGTGAACCGGAAAGACCATTTAATCCTGTAAGGCTTACCACAGATCCGACCTTTGAGGGGCTTGTCAAGCTGTTTGAGCGTTCTCTTCCAACCCTGGGGTTGTTTGCAGATGAAGGTGGTCTGTTTTCCGGCGGGTTTTCAATGACTTCAGAGAAACAGTTGTATTCAGCAGCCGGGTATTCAAAGTTTTGGGATGGTGCAAGGATTGACCGTATCCGGGCCGGGTCTGAGTCCTTTTCACTTTATGACCGGCGGTTGACCGTTCACCTGATGATGCAGGACCAGGTTGCCGGGGATTTTTTCAACAACCCTGTGTTGCAGGACCAGGGCTTACTTTCCCGCTTCCTTGTGGCCTTTCCAGCGCCTACGGTTGGCACCCGCATATATAAGGAAGAAAACCTCCAGGAATCTGAAGAAATGAAGCGGTTCCACAGCCGGGTTAGCGAACTTTTAAGCCGGGATCTTCCTCTGAAGGTGGACAAGAAAACAGGCCAGGTACTCAATGAATTGGAACCGGCGGACCTGGAGTTGACAACAGAGGCGAAGCGGTACTGGATCGAGTTTTATCAGGCTGTGGAGTTTAACAGCGGCAAGGATGGAACCTTTGAGAATATTCCGGGATTCGCAAACAAGGCACCAGAGCACTGCCTCAGGATCGCTGGCGTGCTCACTCTGTTTGATAATCCTAAAGCCAGGGTGATTGACCTGGACCACGTTGAGGCTGCCACCACACTTGTGGAGTATTACCTCAATGAACGAATCCGCGTTCGTGGTATGGCACAGCCTGACCAGCAGTTATTAAGAGCACAAGAATTGCTCAAATGGTTAAAGGATAAAGGGCTGAAACGGGTCTGCCTTCCCGATGTTTACCAGTACGGGCCGAATAAGCTACGGACAGCACAGCAAGCCAGAGATACCGTCAATGTCCTTGTGAACCATTATTACTTGATCCACAAGGAAGGGAAACACAAGTCTGAGATTGACGGAAAAACCGCCAGGGAATCATGGATCATTCGATGA
- a CDS encoding tyrosine-type recombinase/integrase, with protein MQQIGKSYFEEKEDSLRGYYADINRFELHITPLVGDRKVSELTILDVAKIKKALADRSPGTVWNVLELLRRIVNYGAKTGLCPRLNFIMPMPKKDNEVIEFLTAEEMQRLQEQMDAWPTSEAPRMLKLAMFTGMRRGEIFGLQDQDLDFDHKLIRLSDPKGGRTVKLPMNPIAEEILLEQLEHRNRLHPDWSYVFPGRGGHKRATSKAVQRIKEKAGLPEKFRIFHGLRHHFAVTLANSGEFTLDMIGELLTHKSHQMTRRYASFLPDSKQKASTRAAELLQPTKSKKNKNEKSEG; from the coding sequence GTGCAGCAGATCGGCAAGTCATACTTTGAAGAAAAAGAGGACTCGCTCCGGGGTTATTACGCGGATATAAACCGTTTTGAGCTTCATATAACCCCGCTTGTGGGTGATCGAAAAGTAAGTGAGCTTACCATCCTTGATGTGGCTAAAATCAAAAAGGCCCTGGCAGATCGTTCACCCGGTACGGTCTGGAACGTTTTGGAGCTTCTCCGCCGGATTGTGAATTATGGGGCCAAAACAGGTTTATGCCCGCGTTTGAATTTCATAATGCCGATGCCGAAAAAGGATAACGAGGTTATAGAGTTTTTAACGGCAGAGGAAATGCAGCGCCTTCAAGAGCAGATGGACGCATGGCCGACCAGTGAGGCACCCCGGATGCTTAAACTGGCAATGTTTACCGGCATGAGGCGCGGCGAAATATTCGGGCTGCAAGATCAGGATCTTGATTTTGACCACAAGTTGATCCGGTTATCAGATCCCAAAGGCGGCAGAACCGTCAAGCTGCCTATGAATCCGATAGCAGAAGAGATCCTCCTGGAACAACTGGAACACCGGAACCGGCTGCACCCGGATTGGAGCTATGTATTTCCGGGGAGGGGCGGCCACAAGCGTGCCACTTCAAAGGCTGTGCAGCGGATCAAGGAAAAGGCCGGGCTGCCTGAAAAATTCAGGATATTTCACGGGCTGCGGCACCACTTCGCTGTGACCCTGGCGAACTCCGGGGAGTTTACCCTTGATATGATCGGAGAACTTCTTACCCACAAATCTCACCAAATGACCCGCAGATACGCTTCATTCCTGCCGGATTCAAAGCAGAAGGCCAGCACCAGAGCGGCGGAACTTCTGCAACCTACCAAGTCAAAAAAAAATAAAAACGAGAAATCAGAGGGTTAG
- a CDS encoding P27 family phage terminase small subunit, producing MTTPKTPKTLSREAAGWWRKLQAEYDIADEAGRLLLQTALESFDRMRECQGAIKKDGQVVKDRFGQDKPHPLLSAERDARAQLMQALKALNLDLEVTPHPGPGRPPGR from the coding sequence ATGACCACACCCAAAACACCCAAAACATTATCCCGAGAGGCCGCCGGATGGTGGCGAAAATTGCAAGCCGAATATGACATTGCAGACGAGGCGGGCCGCCTGCTGCTGCAAACGGCGTTAGAAAGTTTTGACCGAATGCGCGAATGCCAGGGCGCAATAAAAAAAGACGGCCAGGTGGTAAAAGACCGATTTGGCCAGGATAAACCCCATCCGCTCTTATCTGCGGAAAGGGACGCCAGGGCACAGCTCATGCAGGCGCTAAAAGCGCTCAATCTTGACCTGGAAGTAACCCCGCATCCAGGCCCCGGCAGACCACCGGGGCGATAG
- a CDS encoding helix-turn-helix transcriptional regulator — protein MKNLSTEQAAEYLKSIGVRVSRKTLEAWRCYGRGPAYHKVGNRVFYRTPDLDKLADGQRVETIDSRG, from the coding sequence ATGAAGAACTTATCAACTGAACAGGCTGCCGAGTATTTAAAGTCAATCGGCGTGCGGGTTTCCAGGAAAACCCTGGAGGCCTGGCGATGCTACGGACGCGGACCCGCTTACCACAAGGTTGGGAACCGGGTCTTTTACCGAACACCGGATCTTGACAAGCTGGCAGATGGTCAGCGCGTGGAAACCATAGATTCGAGGGGTTGA
- a CDS encoding DUF167 domain-containing protein, which translates to MLHFQTTGQGLVFKVHIQPRSAANRIAGVREDAVKIRLTAPPVDGEANRACIKFLAKKLNVAKSDLEIISGTSSRSKKIQVRLADDKTRAKRADQIQKKICALAGKKDA; encoded by the coding sequence ATGCTGCACTTTCAGACAACCGGCCAGGGCCTTGTATTCAAGGTGCACATCCAGCCCCGGTCCGCAGCCAACCGGATCGCCGGGGTTCGAGAGGATGCGGTGAAAATCCGCCTGACCGCCCCGCCCGTGGACGGGGAGGCTAACCGCGCGTGCATCAAATTTCTGGCAAAGAAGCTAAATGTTGCCAAATCGGATCTGGAAATCATTTCCGGGACAAGCAGCCGTTCCAAAAAAATCCAGGTGCGTCTGGCAGATGACAAGACCCGCGCCAAAAGGGCCGATCAAATCCAAAAAAAGATTTGTGCCCTGGCTGGTAAAAAAGATGCTTGA
- the thrH gene encoding bifunctional phosphoserine phosphatase/homoserine phosphotransferase ThrH, with product MQHMLCSDLEGVFVPEIWINVAEKTGIEELRLTTRDISDYNVLMDKRLSILDAHGLTLNDIQAVIAEIEPLPGALEFLDAIRAEHQIIIVSDTFLEFAGPLMEKLKRPTLFCNCLKVADTGRITGYELRQENGKKKTTRALQDLNYRVIAFGDSYNDISMLQTADNAFLFRPPENVVQEFPQIAVAYEYDQLAALIQEAISSCHS from the coding sequence ATGCAGCACATGCTCTGTTCTGACCTGGAAGGGGTTTTTGTGCCCGAGATCTGGATCAATGTGGCGGAAAAAACCGGCATTGAAGAACTCCGGCTCACCACCCGGGATATTTCCGACTATAACGTGTTAATGGACAAACGTCTTTCCATACTCGACGCCCACGGCCTGACCTTAAACGACATTCAGGCGGTGATCGCGGAAATCGAACCGCTGCCCGGGGCCCTGGAGTTTCTGGACGCAATCCGGGCAGAGCACCAGATCATTATTGTATCAGATACGTTTCTGGAGTTTGCCGGGCCCCTGATGGAAAAGCTTAAGCGCCCCACCCTGTTTTGCAACTGCCTGAAGGTCGCTGACACCGGCCGGATCACCGGCTATGAACTGCGGCAGGAAAACGGCAAAAAAAAGACCACCCGGGCACTGCAGGATCTGAATTACCGGGTCATTGCATTTGGTGATTCCTACAATGATATCAGCATGCTGCAAACGGCAGACAATGCCTTTTTGTTCCGGCCTCCGGAAAACGTGGTCCAGGAGTTTCCCCAAATTGCCGTGGCATACGAATACGATCAACTCGCAGCCCTGATCCAGGAAGCGATATCTTCCTGCCATTCTTAA
- the alaC gene encoding alanine transaminase encodes MKPFARLNRLPPYVFAAVNELKMELRHAGEDIVDLGMGNPDLGTPDHIVDKLVEAAQKPHNHRYSASMGIKKLRMAIADWYKRRYDVDIDYETEAIATIGAKEGISHLMLVTVGPGDVVLSPNPTYPIHPYSAIISGADVRYVPLGPDTDFFENLVTATKHTWPKPKVMVLCFPHNPTTETVDLDFFQKIVDFAKEHDILVIHDMAYADIVFDGYKPPSFLQAKGAKDVGVEFFSLSKSYNMPGWRVGFCVGNQEVVAALKRIKSYLDYGIFQPIQIASIIALNGPQECVTETCDIYKSRRDALIQGLARAGWEISPPKATMFVWGRIPEPFRKMGSLEFSKKLIREARVAVSPGVGFGEYGDEYVRFALIENNMRIKQAVRGIKKAL; translated from the coding sequence ATGAAACCATTTGCCAGATTAAACCGTCTGCCGCCGTATGTCTTTGCCGCTGTCAACGAACTGAAAATGGAGCTGCGGCACGCGGGTGAAGATATCGTGGACTTGGGTATGGGCAATCCGGATCTCGGAACGCCCGACCATATTGTGGACAAACTCGTGGAAGCCGCCCAGAAGCCGCATAACCACCGTTATTCCGCATCAATGGGCATTAAAAAGCTGCGAATGGCCATCGCGGACTGGTATAAACGCCGGTATGACGTTGATATCGACTACGAAACAGAAGCCATTGCCACCATCGGGGCAAAAGAGGGGATCTCTCACTTGATGCTGGTCACGGTCGGGCCCGGTGACGTGGTGCTTTCCCCCAACCCCACATATCCCATCCATCCCTATTCAGCCATTATCTCAGGGGCGGATGTACGCTACGTGCCCCTGGGGCCGGACACGGATTTCTTTGAAAACCTGGTGACCGCCACCAAGCATACCTGGCCCAAGCCCAAGGTCATGGTGCTGTGCTTTCCGCACAATCCCACGACTGAAACCGTGGATCTCGATTTTTTCCAGAAAATCGTGGATTTTGCAAAGGAGCACGATATCCTGGTGATCCATGACATGGCTTATGCGGACATCGTGTTTGATGGCTACAAGCCGCCAAGTTTTCTGCAGGCCAAGGGCGCCAAGGATGTGGGCGTGGAGTTTTTCTCCCTTTCCAAGAGCTACAACATGCCCGGATGGCGGGTGGGTTTCTGCGTAGGCAACCAGGAAGTGGTTGCGGCGTTAAAACGCATTAAGAGCTATCTGGACTACGGCATTTTCCAGCCAATCCAGATCGCCAGCATCATCGCCCTAAACGGCCCCCAGGAGTGCGTAACCGAAACCTGCGATATTTACAAGTCCCGCCGGGACGCACTGATTCAGGGCCTTGCCCGGGCCGGCTGGGAAATCTCCCCGCCAAAGGCCACCATGTTTGTCTGGGGCCGGATTCCCGAACCTTTCCGGAAAATGGGGTCCCTGGAATTTTCCAAAAAACTGATCCGGGAGGCACGGGTGGCGGTTTCGCCCGGGGTCGGATTCGGCGAATACGGAGACGAATACGTCCGCTTTGCCTTGATTGAAAATAACATGCGCATCAAACAGGCAGTCCGGGGCATTAAAAAGGCCCTTTAA
- a CDS encoding phage major capsid protein, whose product MSTELKETIEQLGESFRGFKEKYEQRLEQVELNQNRIPAPGNTNMTAEQKEHQDAFVKWLRNPGSARAKAMVEELQEKAVTIGSDPAGGYAVPEVIAKPLLQQLRELSPIRQIAKVVTAASSDFKYPLDIGGISSGWVGEGGTRNETDTPQLSQRAPTFGTVYALLKASEESMMDIHFDVGQWLRERGSEELSIQEGDAFVNGNGSNKPTGFLDGTPEAVGDNDSPGRTAGELQYIPTGVADGFGTMETGSPPHYPADVLYDTVYTLRAPYRKNAVWLMNSATAGVIRNFKDGDGRYLWTDSLVVGQPATLCGYRVFIDDVGMPDVGADAFPVAFGDFNRGYLVADSFGLRVTVDDNITVPGQCRFYLRKRVGACVLDDNAIKLIRCSES is encoded by the coding sequence ATGAGTACAGAACTTAAAGAAACCATCGAACAGCTGGGTGAGTCCTTCCGGGGGTTCAAGGAAAAATACGAACAGCGGCTCGAACAGGTGGAACTGAATCAGAACCGCATCCCGGCACCCGGCAACACCAACATGACCGCCGAGCAGAAGGAACACCAGGACGCCTTTGTCAAATGGCTTCGCAATCCCGGTTCAGCAAGGGCAAAGGCTATGGTTGAAGAACTCCAGGAAAAGGCTGTCACCATCGGCAGTGACCCTGCAGGCGGGTATGCCGTGCCGGAAGTTATTGCAAAGCCTTTGCTTCAGCAGCTCCGGGAGCTTTCCCCCATCCGGCAGATTGCAAAAGTTGTGACCGCTGCATCCAGCGATTTCAAATATCCCCTGGACATTGGCGGCATTTCAAGCGGCTGGGTGGGCGAAGGCGGCACCCGCAACGAAACCGACACCCCGCAGCTGTCACAGCGCGCGCCTACCTTCGGGACCGTGTACGCGCTTCTGAAAGCCAGCGAGGAAAGCATGATGGATATTCACTTTGACGTGGGCCAGTGGCTGCGTGAGCGCGGAAGTGAAGAACTTTCCATTCAGGAAGGTGATGCTTTTGTCAATGGCAATGGCAGCAACAAGCCTACCGGTTTTCTGGACGGAACCCCCGAGGCTGTGGGTGATAATGATTCACCGGGGAGAACCGCCGGAGAATTGCAGTATATTCCCACCGGCGTGGCTGATGGATTCGGTACAATGGAAACCGGCAGCCCCCCGCACTATCCGGCGGATGTGCTTTATGACACCGTTTATACCCTGCGGGCACCTTACCGCAAAAACGCTGTATGGCTGATGAACTCCGCTACTGCCGGCGTCATTCGGAACTTCAAGGACGGCGATGGGCGTTATCTGTGGACTGATAGCCTGGTGGTGGGCCAACCGGCCACACTGTGCGGATACCGGGTTTTCATTGATGACGTTGGTATGCCCGATGTGGGCGCGGACGCTTTTCCTGTGGCCTTCGGGGATTTCAACCGGGGCTATCTGGTTGCCGATTCCTTCGGCCTTCGGGTAACAGTGGATGATAATATTACCGTGCCCGGGCAATGTCGCTTTTATTTGCGCAAAAGAGTAGGTGCGTGCGTCCTTGATGACAATGCCATTAAACTTATTAGATGCAGCGAAAGCTGA
- a CDS encoding J domain-containing protein: MKMPFGKYRGFEVDEIPEDYLRWLVKNVNLREPLRSSVFEALDEHPEREILPEQATIKTIYRRLSMKYHPDKGGDTAAMQAINDFYAELTKMA; encoded by the coding sequence ATGAAAATGCCATTTGGCAAATACCGAGGTTTTGAGGTTGACGAGATCCCGGAAGATTACCTCCGATGGCTTGTGAAAAACGTGAATCTCCGGGAGCCTCTTCGCTCCTCTGTGTTTGAGGCCCTGGATGAACACCCGGAAAGGGAAATCCTGCCGGAGCAGGCCACTATAAAAACGATTTACCGGCGGTTATCAATGAAATATCACCCGGACAAAGGTGGCGACACAGCGGCGATGCAGGCAATAAATGATTTTTATGCAGAGCTAACAAAAATGGCTTGA